In a single window of the Ignavibacteriota bacterium genome:
- a CDS encoding T9SS type A sorting domain-containing protein, whose product MSKFLLAIIATFSVCGFPATSQPFWEPTTGPYGGSVRSLTKSTGGVLFCGTLQGVYSSTNSGASWERRGTMNASILKLCPGRAGQILALSQIPIAYRYDPTLDDWISLENPYFRPASICVKDDGTLIAGALTTSSNAPCLYRSTDNGATWAGIDATKNLGKETVADIETHGDSLIIFIQSQRVYVSRDDGRTWASSHHSGLQFRAIHKIDSSNFLFTTPTGVFRTNDSLAVLYETDLSNVAASDLDSEGNTVVLTSYNGFYYSLDKGRSWAFRPQSLRDFQSVAISHSIIFAGFNDSGLVRSTDIGATWQASNSGIANTSVSVLACAPDRTLYSVHGPSLVAMSQDMGASWQLITVPIEVRYPKLRQVHVSTTGNIFAVGPSNIFKSVNNASSWSELLIPYKNVQWISTTAAGRVAYVTGSKGAVLSTDDGSTWIYRSTIPDREATIRIVLDSLLFVTLSNESSYRSTDWGITWQYAGINIDPNCLAAVSSGAIMAAHNQLVSLSTDRGATWVNVTAGLPPNATIQALESDGTKTFVVATEKGVCVFDLGRFLWTKLQNTGLPVANIRQVTIHPNGRLFIAMTGNGVWRSSGPVLSVADQATNHVDPRDVAIYPNPVTPVSRIKFELEHSGTVTIRIVDVLGRVVIQRVLVEMSAGSHTLPIEAPPSGQYFLQLITSKGTRTFNFVSR is encoded by the coding sequence GCGTGGTACGATGAATGCATCGATACTCAAACTCTGCCCTGGTCGCGCAGGGCAAATTCTCGCGCTCTCTCAGATTCCTATCGCATATCGGTATGACCCAACCCTCGACGACTGGATCTCACTGGAGAATCCCTACTTTAGGCCCGCATCAATCTGCGTGAAGGATGACGGCACACTTATCGCTGGTGCTCTAACCACAAGTTCGAACGCACCATGCCTATACAGGTCAACCGATAATGGTGCAACTTGGGCTGGCATTGACGCGACAAAAAACCTGGGTAAGGAAACAGTCGCGGACATCGAAACACACGGCGACAGCCTTATCATATTCATCCAGTCGCAGCGTGTTTACGTTTCGCGTGACGATGGCAGAACTTGGGCATCATCACACCACTCCGGTCTACAGTTCCGTGCCATCCACAAAATCGATAGTTCCAATTTTTTGTTTACAACTCCTACAGGTGTATTTCGGACCAACGACAGTTTGGCAGTCCTCTACGAGACGGATTTGTCCAATGTTGCCGCGAGTGATCTCGATTCAGAGGGTAACACGGTCGTTCTCACAAGCTACAACGGATTTTACTATTCCCTCGATAAGGGCAGATCATGGGCGTTCAGGCCGCAGTCACTGAGGGATTTTCAATCTGTCGCGATTTCCCATTCAATCATATTCGCAGGGTTCAATGATTCTGGATTGGTGCGCAGTACTGATATTGGTGCAACCTGGCAGGCCTCGAACTCTGGGATCGCCAACACATCCGTGAGTGTGTTAGCTTGTGCACCAGATCGTACATTGTATTCCGTGCATGGGCCCAGCCTTGTCGCGATGTCACAAGATATGGGTGCGAGTTGGCAGCTTATCACAGTACCTATCGAAGTGCGATATCCAAAACTCCGTCAGGTACATGTTTCTACCACGGGGAACATATTTGCCGTGGGTCCATCAAATATTTTTAAATCTGTTAACAATGCCTCCAGTTGGTCTGAGTTGCTCATTCCTTATAAAAATGTTCAGTGGATTAGCACTACTGCTGCGGGGCGTGTCGCTTATGTTACTGGTTCGAAAGGTGCGGTACTATCGACTGATGATGGTTCCACTTGGATCTATCGCTCTACAATCCCCGATCGGGAGGCGACAATTAGAATCGTCTTGGATTCACTTCTATTCGTGACCTTGTCAAATGAATCGTCATATCGGTCCACCGATTGGGGTATCACATGGCAGTATGCTGGTATTAACATTGATCCCAACTGCCTCGCAGCAGTCAGTAGCGGTGCGATAATGGCGGCACATAACCAGCTCGTGTCACTCTCCACGGATCGGGGCGCAACATGGGTGAATGTGACAGCGGGCTTGCCACCGAATGCAACTATTCAGGCACTTGAATCTGATGGTACAAAGACGTTTGTAGTTGCAACGGAAAAGGGCGTATGCGTTTTTGATCTGGGTAGATTTCTCTGGACGAAACTCCAAAATACAGGTTTGCCTGTAGCTAATATTCGGCAGGTTACAATTCATCCGAACGGTAGGTTGTTTATTGCGATGACCGGGAACGGTGTGTGGCGCTCTAGCGGCCCGGTACTTTCAGTCGCCGATCAGGCAACCAACCACGTCGATCCTCGGGATGTGGCCATATACCCGAATCCTGTCACCCCGGTGAGTAGAATCAAATTCGAACTAGAGCATTCTGGTACGGTGACGATCAGAATTGTTGATGTCCTTGGTAGAGTCGTGATTCAACGAGTCCTTGTCGAAATGTCGGCGGGTAGCCACACACTCCCCATAGAGGCTCCCCCGTCCGGCCAGTACTTCCTCCAACTCATTACATCCAAGGGAACAAGGACGTTCAATTTTGTGAGCCGTTGA
- a CDS encoding DUF2188 domain-containing protein: MPANELWVVQTLTGWAVKRPNSERASSVHRTQQEAIDTARAQIRREGGGELIIKGVDGKIRSRDTVPPARDSFPPRG; encoded by the coding sequence ATGCCAGCCAACGAACTATGGGTTGTACAAACTCTCACAGGATGGGCAGTCAAAAGACCTAACTCTGAACGAGCGTCCTCTGTACATCGGACCCAGCAGGAAGCTATCGACACTGCCCGTGCACAGATTCGCCGAGAAGGTGGCGGTGAACTCATCATTAAAGGTGTGGATGGTAAGATCCGCAGCCGTGATACAGTACCACCTGCGCGGGACTCATTCCCACCGCGTGGATGA
- a CDS encoding T9SS type A sorting domain-containing protein translates to MAHYNANRSGLLGYTAIRYIFLMAALVFIGMPTKSLAQDISFGIMHSFQGDTSQFSTYGPAGLGWKGYFAGCDATREDEYTAMQNDHWYPSIGSLTRDHIVNNRWDLVDAEIAYAKQYQHADWIYVDDGLSGMGITKDQMDILAAKVHADPWRALATAEYSRPWMEAEPDWHDNVDIIMPYDYAATEAELGEFLDWVKTHYSMKNIVPFLCYETTLSSGAVVSQTGAFIDTARKYTSLMGQDWRFIFYYVPGTLGALSAHLKTHAGMFHPEVSITGPNSVCHPEKGSPPNEYTWTANASYGTPAYTYLWYRDGNYVGSGPTYSITCYAQNPGGGSSDFSLQVRITDSWLDPMPAASGDLTVTEYGTCYIPPKLTPRPEAGTPVKRYECSISNNYQSSFNTISVIRYSLAGEATVSVRVYDVLGKVVSDLTSGIQNNGSYTVRFDGSKLGSGLYFARVVLEPLDGSVAYLETLKIVLSK, encoded by the coding sequence ATGGCACATTATAATGCAAACCGGTCGGGACTATTGGGATACACTGCAATCAGGTACATATTCCTAATGGCAGCGTTAGTGTTCATTGGGATGCCGACAAAGTCATTGGCACAGGATATCAGTTTCGGGATAATGCACTCCTTCCAAGGCGATACAAGTCAATTTTCAACGTATGGCCCTGCCGGATTGGGTTGGAAAGGCTACTTCGCAGGATGTGACGCAACCAGAGAAGATGAGTATACAGCAATGCAAAATGATCACTGGTATCCCAGTATCGGCAGTCTCACACGAGACCACATCGTCAATAATCGCTGGGACCTTGTAGACGCTGAGATTGCATATGCGAAGCAGTATCAGCATGCTGACTGGATATATGTGGACGATGGATTGTCTGGGATGGGAATCACGAAAGATCAGATGGACATCTTAGCAGCAAAGGTGCATGCTGACCCATGGCGAGCCCTTGCAACCGCAGAATATTCAAGGCCATGGATGGAAGCCGAGCCAGATTGGCATGATAATGTTGATATCATCATGCCGTACGACTATGCTGCAACGGAAGCCGAGTTAGGGGAATTTCTTGATTGGGTTAAAACGCACTATTCCATGAAAAATATTGTTCCATTTTTATGCTATGAGACCACGCTGTCTTCAGGCGCCGTCGTCTCTCAGACAGGCGCCTTTATAGACACCGCTAGAAAGTACACCAGCCTTATGGGTCAGGATTGGCGATTTATCTTCTATTACGTCCCAGGCACCCTTGGCGCGCTATCTGCTCATCTGAAAACACACGCCGGCATGTTTCACCCAGAAGTCAGCATTACCGGGCCCAACAGTGTATGCCACCCAGAAAAGGGCTCCCCGCCCAATGAGTACACGTGGACGGCAAACGCTAGCTACGGAACCCCGGCCTACACATATTTATGGTACCGGGACGGTAATTATGTGGGCTCAGGTCCTACATACTCAATCACTTGTTACGCGCAGAATCCAGGTGGAGGTTCGAGCGATTTTTCACTGCAAGTGCGCATTACAGATAGCTGGCTTGATCCCATGCCCGCGGCGTCAGGCGACCTTACAGTGACCGAATACGGTACATGCTATATCCCACCGAAGCTAACACCGAGGCCCGAAGCGGGTACACCTGTAAAACGGTACGAATGCAGCATTTCCAACAATTACCAGTCTTCATTTAATACAATATCGGTTATCCGATATTCGCTGGCTGGCGAAGCAACCGTCAGCGTGCGAGTGTATGACGTCCTCGGAAAGGTAGTATCTGATTTGACAAGCGGAATCCAGAACAACGGCAGTTATACTGTGCGGTTCGACGGTTCAAAGCTGGGAAGCGGGCTATACTTTGCTCGGGTAGTTCTTGAACCTCTTGATGGCAGCGTAGCGTACCTAGAGACATTAAAAATCGTCCTCTCTAAATAA
- a CDS encoding efflux RND transporter periplasmic adaptor subunit, which translates to MARYARAIPVIAVFLFISCSTQNGKETPDDHGGRAVTVWTQRTELFAEFPALLAGVEADVALHLTLLATAEPVVSGRVLVRAVSATGSIVERSIASASSPGIYRPALLFKEAGVYRLTVIVEAAGSDTLRVDSLRVFRDMAERAAHTPGHEAPRGIAYLKEQQWKTDFRTEVVRPGVLVGTLQSIGEIVPRSGGEVFVSAPFSGYTPAQAGAALPAPGSRVRKGQTLLRLFPSAETQGGSDDFGSRLAAAQSARDLAAREVERAKRLFGTGVISESEFQTKETEFQRAAAAYESLRRVLHSDEPGGYDAGARGFSIKAPIDGYIARVSILPGQPVQTGDPLFHIIDQQTVWLRTYVPMSDYAAFSEPVLVALHVAGAPNPVFFEGRSPRRVSVGKILDQRTRSIPVVFELPNHNNVFTIGATASLQLANSARRVGLSLPAAAVLEDQGQYFVYVQTGGESFERRSVTTGIPQGDRVEIVAGVAEGDRVVTRGASLVRLASSASSVPAHGHAH; encoded by the coding sequence GTGGCCAGATATGCTCGGGCGATTCCCGTAATCGCAGTATTCCTTTTTATTTCCTGCTCCACACAGAATGGTAAGGAAACACCGGATGATCACGGCGGCCGCGCGGTGACAGTATGGACGCAGCGTACGGAGCTTTTTGCCGAATTCCCCGCACTGCTGGCGGGCGTTGAAGCGGACGTTGCCTTGCATCTGACGCTCCTCGCAACAGCGGAGCCGGTTGTCAGCGGGCGCGTGCTCGTGCGCGCGGTCTCCGCAACCGGGTCAATCGTTGAACGCTCTATCGCATCAGCTTCTTCGCCGGGGATTTATCGGCCAGCACTGTTGTTCAAAGAAGCAGGTGTCTACCGCCTGACAGTGATTGTCGAAGCGGCGGGCAGTGACACGCTGCGTGTGGACAGTCTCCGTGTCTTTCGTGATATGGCGGAACGTGCCGCACATACACCCGGCCACGAGGCGCCACGCGGCATCGCGTATCTCAAGGAGCAGCAGTGGAAAACCGACTTCCGGACGGAGGTCGTCCGGCCGGGTGTGTTGGTCGGGACGCTTCAATCGATAGGTGAAATAGTACCGCGCAGCGGTGGCGAAGTGTTTGTATCGGCGCCATTCAGCGGGTACACCCCTGCGCAGGCCGGCGCTGCACTGCCCGCTCCGGGGAGTCGTGTGCGCAAGGGACAAACCTTGCTCCGCCTGTTCCCGTCGGCTGAAACACAGGGCGGCAGCGACGACTTTGGTTCGCGGCTTGCCGCCGCTCAATCGGCACGCGACCTGGCGGCGCGTGAGGTTGAACGCGCGAAACGCCTGTTTGGCACCGGCGTTATTTCGGAGAGCGAATTTCAGACGAAGGAGACCGAATTCCAGCGCGCGGCAGCCGCGTACGAGTCGTTGCGGCGCGTGCTGCATTCCGATGAGCCGGGAGGATATGACGCCGGTGCGCGCGGTTTTTCCATCAAGGCCCCGATCGACGGCTACATCGCACGCGTTTCCATCCTGCCCGGTCAACCCGTCCAGACGGGCGATCCGTTATTCCACATCATCGACCAGCAAACGGTGTGGCTGCGTACGTATGTGCCCATGTCGGACTACGCGGCATTCTCGGAGCCGGTCCTCGTCGCGTTGCATGTGGCCGGGGCGCCGAATCCCGTGTTTTTTGAAGGCCGCTCACCGCGGCGTGTTTCGGTGGGAAAAATCCTCGATCAGCGCACGAGGAGCATACCGGTCGTTTTCGAGTTGCCGAATCATAACAATGTGTTCACCATTGGTGCGACGGCGAGTCTGCAGCTTGCCAATTCCGCGCGCCGCGTCGGACTTTCACTCCCCGCAGCGGCCGTGCTCGAAGATCAGGGTCAGTATTTTGTGTACGTACAGACAGGCGGGGAGTCCTTCGAGCGACGCTCCGTCACAACGGGCATTCCACAGGGAGACAGAGTGGAAATCGTCGCGGGCGTGGCGGAAGGTGATCGTGTGGTGACCAGGGGCGCATCCCTTGTGAGGTTGGCGTCATCAGCATCGTCCGTGCCCGCGCACGGGCATGCGCATTGA
- a CDS encoding efflux RND transporter permease subunit — protein MLDNIIHAALRNRLIVLLAGFALLLAGAYTVVQIPVDVFPDLTAPTVVILTEAHGMASEEVEMLVTYPVETAVNGATGVRRVRSSSATGISIVWVEFDWGTDIFLARQIVSEKVQLVAGQLPKGLAAPVLAPVSSIMGEIMLVSVSSDRHSELDVRGVADWTIRTRLLAVPGVSQVVPIGGGRKQYQVEVNPDALLLYGVTLEQVTAAVSASNATSSGGVFMEKGQEYLIRGLGRVYNVADIEAAVVATHDGVPVRVGDVARVVIAAAPKIGDASVNGKDAVVISIQKQPGANTLELTERIEHVLEETQRSLPPGMEINTHIFRQADFISTSIGNVVGALRDGAVLVIVILLIFLGNFRTSFISLAAMPLSLIFALFVLTWFDFSINTMTLGGMAIAIGAIVDDAIIDVENVFRRLKENAGLNDGDRRPAVVVIFEASREIRSSIVNATLIIIVVFLPVFFLGGVEGRMLRPLGIAYIASIASSLLVALTITPVLCSYLLPKLPFLQKHAETRFIRILKRVYGATLDAVIAAPGRVLLGAGLVFVLSLALLPFLGRSFLPEFNEGSLTLSVITVPGTSLEESNTLGRMVESILLAHPCITSTARRTGRAELDEHAQGVNSAEIDARFTLDGRSREQMLGELRHALSIVPGANITIGQPLGHRIDHMLSGTRANIAVKIFGDDLERLKALGHEVRGLMGGVPGVVDLALEEQLSVPQIRVKPDRARLARHGMSVAAFLETIDIAFSGEVVSQIVEGQQSFDLLVWYNENHRGSLANIRRAMIDVPSGGMVPITELAEVVSEKGINAVSRENVRRKMVVQANVADRDLSSVITDIQARVAASLSLPEGYTIEYGGQFESEQQASKVIMLLSIVAVLLIVVILYLEFRSLQKTVLIMVNLPLALIGGIAAVALTGGIISIASLIGFITLFGIATRNGILMVSHYGHLADEGLSLAAAVRQGSLERLNPVMMTALSAGLALVPLALSAGEPGSEIQAPLAVVILGGLLTSTALNMIVIPALYVRFMPDTSSK, from the coding sequence ATGCTCGACAATATCATACACGCGGCGCTTCGTAATCGCCTAATCGTCCTTCTGGCCGGGTTCGCCCTCCTTCTCGCCGGCGCGTACACCGTCGTGCAGATTCCCGTTGATGTCTTTCCGGATCTGACGGCGCCGACGGTAGTAATCCTCACCGAAGCGCATGGCATGGCTTCGGAAGAAGTGGAGATGCTTGTGACATACCCGGTGGAGACCGCGGTGAACGGCGCTACCGGCGTGCGCAGAGTGCGGTCGTCATCAGCAACGGGTATCTCCATCGTGTGGGTGGAATTTGATTGGGGGACCGACATTTTTCTCGCACGGCAAATTGTGAGTGAAAAAGTGCAACTCGTCGCGGGCCAGCTCCCGAAAGGTCTTGCCGCACCAGTTCTTGCGCCGGTGTCGTCCATCATGGGTGAAATCATGCTTGTGAGCGTCTCCAGCGACAGGCACTCCGAGCTGGACGTGCGCGGCGTTGCAGATTGGACGATACGCACGCGGCTGCTTGCCGTGCCGGGTGTGTCTCAGGTCGTCCCCATCGGCGGCGGCAGAAAACAGTATCAGGTTGAAGTGAATCCCGACGCGCTGCTCCTCTATGGCGTGACGCTCGAACAGGTGACAGCCGCTGTGTCCGCCTCGAATGCCACGTCTTCAGGTGGCGTGTTTATGGAGAAGGGGCAGGAATACCTCATTCGTGGACTCGGGCGTGTGTATAATGTTGCCGACATTGAAGCGGCGGTTGTCGCGACGCATGACGGTGTGCCCGTGCGTGTCGGCGACGTCGCCCGGGTCGTGATCGCGGCGGCGCCAAAAATCGGCGACGCCTCCGTCAACGGGAAGGACGCCGTCGTCATTTCGATTCAGAAACAGCCCGGGGCCAACACTCTGGAACTGACGGAACGTATTGAACACGTCTTGGAGGAGACGCAGCGATCACTGCCGCCCGGCATGGAGATCAACACACATATTTTCCGTCAGGCCGATTTTATCAGCACCTCGATAGGGAATGTTGTTGGAGCATTGCGAGACGGGGCCGTGCTGGTTATCGTGATCCTTCTCATCTTTCTCGGCAATTTCCGGACGTCGTTCATATCTCTGGCGGCGATGCCCCTCTCGCTGATCTTCGCGTTGTTCGTCCTTACCTGGTTCGATTTTTCCATCAACACGATGACGCTGGGCGGTATGGCGATCGCGATAGGCGCCATAGTCGACGACGCAATCATCGATGTGGAAAATGTGTTCCGCCGTTTGAAAGAGAACGCGGGCTTGAATGACGGCGATAGGCGGCCCGCTGTGGTGGTAATCTTTGAGGCGTCAAGGGAAATTCGCTCCTCGATCGTCAATGCCACACTCATCATTATTGTGGTGTTTCTTCCCGTCTTTTTTCTTGGGGGCGTCGAGGGCCGCATGCTGCGACCGCTCGGAATCGCGTATATCGCCTCTATTGCCTCGTCGCTGCTGGTCGCACTGACCATAACACCGGTGTTATGCTCCTATCTGCTGCCCAAACTGCCATTTTTACAGAAACATGCCGAAACCCGGTTTATCCGTATCCTGAAACGAGTCTACGGCGCGACTCTCGATGCTGTGATAGCGGCCCCGGGCAGGGTCCTCCTCGGGGCGGGTCTGGTGTTCGTGTTGTCGCTCGCGCTTCTGCCTTTTCTCGGCCGCTCATTCCTTCCGGAGTTCAACGAGGGATCGCTCACACTCAGTGTGATCACGGTGCCGGGTACCTCGCTCGAGGAGTCGAATACTCTTGGCCGTATGGTGGAGTCGATATTGCTCGCGCATCCCTGTATCACGTCAACAGCGCGCAGAACCGGTCGCGCGGAACTTGATGAACATGCGCAAGGCGTCAATTCCGCCGAGATCGACGCCCGCTTCACACTCGATGGCCGCAGCAGGGAACAGATGCTGGGCGAACTGCGGCATGCTTTGAGCATTGTGCCGGGGGCGAACATCACCATTGGCCAGCCACTCGGCCACCGTATCGACCACATGTTGAGCGGGACACGCGCGAACATTGCCGTCAAGATTTTTGGAGATGATCTCGAGCGTCTGAAGGCGCTTGGGCATGAGGTGCGCGGTCTGATGGGCGGTGTCCCGGGTGTGGTGGACCTGGCATTGGAAGAACAACTGTCCGTGCCGCAGATTCGTGTGAAACCCGACCGGGCGCGTCTCGCCAGACACGGCATGTCCGTGGCTGCATTTCTCGAGACAATCGACATCGCGTTCAGCGGTGAGGTGGTTTCGCAGATCGTGGAGGGGCAGCAATCCTTTGATCTGCTTGTGTGGTACAACGAAAATCACAGAGGGAGTCTGGCGAACATCCGCCGCGCCATGATCGATGTTCCCTCAGGTGGTATGGTACCCATCACCGAACTCGCCGAGGTCGTCTCCGAAAAGGGCATCAATGCCGTGAGCCGCGAGAATGTGCGGAGAAAAATGGTTGTGCAGGCGAATGTCGCCGATCGGGATCTCTCGAGTGTCATCACGGATATCCAGGCCAGAGTTGCCGCGTCTTTGTCCCTGCCCGAGGGATACACGATCGAGTACGGCGGTCAATTCGAAAGTGAGCAGCAGGCGTCCAAAGTCATCATGTTGCTGAGCATAGTGGCCGTCCTTCTGATCGTGGTGATTCTGTATCTCGAATTCCGTTCGTTACAAAAGACCGTGTTGATAATGGTGAACCTGCCTCTCGCTCTCATCGGAGGTATCGCCGCGGTTGCCCTCACGGGCGGGATCATAAGCATCGCATCCCTCATCGGCTTCATAACGTTATTCGGTATTGCGACGCGAAATGGTATTCTTATGGTGTCTCATTACGGCCACCTCGCCGATGAGGGCCTTTCTCTTGCGGCGGCTGTGCGCCAGGGCTCGCTGGAACGGTTGAATCCGGTGATGATGACAGCGCTTTCCGCGGGTCTGGCACTCGTCCCGCTGGCTTTGTCGGCCGGCGAGCCTGGCAGTGAAATTCAAGCGCCGCTGGCGGTTGTCATCCTCGGCGGCCTGTTGACATCCACCGCCCTGAACATGATTGTGATACCCGCCTTGTATGTGCGTTTCATGCCGGACACTTCCTCGAAATGA
- a CDS encoding cupredoxin domain-containing protein, whose amino-acid sequence MRMYILALACVLTCIAATEMPAQCSMKGGHKHGSGPSGRSHSAVADPSDQVVATMQPDNIQSASIVVKGGYSPSTIIVRKGVPVQLHFDLREKSCTGTVVFPELDITRELTPFAITTIEFTPAATGSFTFACPMNMIQGTLIVKSADTAAPLN is encoded by the coding sequence ATGCGCATGTACATTCTGGCGCTCGCCTGCGTTCTCACGTGTATTGCTGCAACGGAGATGCCGGCGCAATGTTCCATGAAGGGCGGGCACAAACACGGTTCGGGCCCGTCGGGTCGCTCGCACAGTGCGGTTGCAGACCCATCCGATCAGGTTGTCGCGACCATGCAGCCCGATAATATTCAGTCCGCCTCGATCGTCGTCAAGGGCGGATATTCACCGTCGACAATCATCGTTCGCAAGGGCGTTCCGGTGCAACTCCATTTCGATCTGCGCGAAAAAAGCTGCACCGGCACAGTCGTCTTTCCGGAACTCGACATTACACGGGAATTAACCCCGTTCGCAATCACCACGATCGAATTTACACCCGCAGCCACCGGCAGTTTTACTTTCGCGTGTCCGATGAACATGATTCAAGGGACGCTGATTGTGAAGTCGGCTGATACTGCTGCGCCTCTGAATTGA
- a CDS encoding GNAT family N-acetyltransferase, with amino-acid sequence MIQTLLRMMNPAAAPARRTRFHVTVADERHESYAAEICAEMASSAQVRGTGIAKRSPEYIVTKMREGKAVIAFSAQNEWAGFCYIESWGHGAFVANSGLIVAPRFRHSGLARAIKRRVFHLSRARFPKAKLFGLTTSLAVMKINSELGYVPVTYSELTDDSEFWAGCTSCVNHPILESKGHRNCLCTAMLFDPSTASRRSAGLLRDVARATHLYARYRAWRDAGSRHTRRGGGEGR; translated from the coding sequence TTGATACAGACCCTGCTTCGTATGATGAACCCGGCCGCCGCGCCCGCGCGGCGAACCCGTTTCCATGTGACGGTGGCCGACGAGCGCCACGAGTCGTACGCGGCCGAAATCTGCGCCGAGATGGCCTCGTCGGCGCAGGTGCGCGGCACCGGCATCGCGAAACGGTCGCCCGAGTATATCGTCACGAAGATGCGCGAGGGCAAGGCCGTCATCGCCTTTTCGGCGCAGAACGAGTGGGCGGGTTTTTGTTATATCGAGAGCTGGGGCCACGGCGCCTTTGTGGCGAACTCGGGTTTGATCGTGGCGCCGCGTTTCAGGCACAGCGGACTGGCCCGCGCCATCAAGCGGCGTGTGTTCCACCTGTCCCGCGCCCGTTTCCCCAAGGCCAAATTGTTCGGGCTTACCACCAGTCTCGCCGTCATGAAAATCAATTCCGAACTGGGCTATGTGCCGGTCACCTATTCCGAACTCACCGACGACAGCGAGTTCTGGGCGGGCTGCACGAGTTGTGTGAATCACCCGATACTCGAGAGCAAGGGGCACAGGAACTGCCTGTGTACGGCCATGTTGTTTGATCCGTCCACCGCCTCACGCCGTTCGGCCGGGCTGCTGCGCGACGTGGCGCGGGCAACACATCTGTACGCGCGCTACCGCGCGTGGCGCGACGCGGGGTCGCGTCATACACGCCGCGGCGGCGGGGAGGGGCGCTGA